A window of the Linepithema humile isolate Giens D197 chromosome 4, Lhum_UNIL_v1.0, whole genome shotgun sequence genome harbors these coding sequences:
- the LOC105673379 gene encoding cilia- and flagella-associated protein 44 isoform X3, translating into MANATWGPFLATLSKAGQLHIYNYIEKRLILTHKFNDIGSQIVWFPCQVEATGSTLACAFESGVIRIIAAAISVANTANNIKGDYIRLIQVTKPHKLAITAMSLNPSYSLLITGGEDSTVFSFTIVVTNGYPVIMPVGFIKVPSEVTCLTWKPQRETTLLIGCSQGDCVEVTLPSTPQSYTTGSYELVQCQPETFKFHSTKSAIRRELIRLNREKEKEEKITRKREEMARLMAESPGMEIDEEDFLTMEEEPLPEVYIPKIPSKVLMAQYIDHNIIWLSMSGFDAGYMYEYSSPEVTATVEKEPVKSIAIYDADDTEIRSCLFYNGRKYVFFGMQYGQIRVCKWKPKNYTDLSDYWILPMHDNYNGCIPKMILSHDRKMLFTCGYDGNLFSYEITDDTPSEAIEFEITQGVVSLPLTNVEDIKEIDCASLEEMIQQVEHDRIAAAAKQNKHQILEILFKLSKEYSTIVERNDALPKSHQMTHEEFELDSRITADLNKELDAEMAAVREKLAFKVEKNELGLQKLLEHFIKPVMCLPFVVCKMSKPDNIIYSLRQRILNTDVKLSSIDTTKHSLDTQVNENSISDSQMQLDKEKQPEQEEEISEVEIDVAKAKEQPDFLKDVSIKDADSSLRIQLNQMLRKYMLRKTKLEEREKEWKIIYNKKPDISSTHTHDIHTIEEATRTIGDYKLKTSLTVNLLSDERDTIFSKYKELLHCRKKLYYLQEAFNERLKAVRTEKEHLHAEVLRLIKSLKQIHTEIPLKSIKSLPAIPALNINIEFPERKVMIEEYALKAERVEDAERQRSPSLLEQISIYSDEEYEVLLLDEKILEHVKIPNKPAVSQRKIKIKTAVQDDITLLHLNDDIDSPWEREMKYSRMLRKEYEQDCILRYIKTNCNNLDQKLDALEHDRLNIVGENVNINLFLLTLRQEYAILKEYETMENALNDQVNCNLEEIAAVRQKINTITDKIDVKTKEITKLYNQIKDISSEYMSLINNNKFRNFLCKIFKKKYKELKEEDETTTTTTETSSDETDSVNSKELDFIYFDENVCPPGCDKTLYDLAFSTREKRYACERQIKDAHQTVEIHHKEIQTQTKKLKVIENSLKKNEENLKLFILKKQTKLNDVDVMVLMNLHQLQHLKESKTLSKVYNCIVFDKKKLSRLYARIQELYEETLELQAKHKCARAHLQRIQLDCHHMRANNKNLKSQIKQEIMNKFGQNISLNKLYEMILRRLAYDIKARLNETAIYFAKQIKHIKEKYAEELVIFNKLIRENTQKLSFATVLVEEQSKLKKLLKQHVTSNEEILQLEETYKSDIIKIEKILENQARQKYLFRNDIKNLRLKTKSQHNQFNKIRRNEKDIELQSEENSNRDW; encoded by the exons ATGGCTAATGCAACGTGGGGTCCTTTTCTAGCTACGCTCAGCAAAGCTGGACAGCtacacatttataattatatagagaaaagattaattttgacGCACAAATTTAATGACATTGGCAGTCAAATCGTGTGGTTTCCATGTCAA GTTGAAGCAACAGGATCAACACTCGCTTGTGCTTTTGAAAGTGGCGTTATTCGCATAATAGCCGCAGCAATATCGGTAGCTAACACTGCTAACAATATAAAAGGAGATTATATCAGATTAATTCAAGTCACAAAGCCACATAAGCTCGCAATAACTGCAATGTCTCTAAATCCATCGTACAG cttgCTGATAACCGGTGGCGAAGATTCAACCGTGTTCAGTTTCACTATTGTAGTGACGAATGGTTATCCTGTCATTATGCCAGTTGGTTTCATCAAAGTACCTTCAGAAGTCACATGTCTCACGTGGAAACCGCAACGT gAAACAACATTATTAATTGGATGTTCACAAGGAGACTGCGTGGAAGTTACATTACCGAGTACACCTCAATCATATACTACTGGCTCGTACGAGCTCGTTCAGTGTCAAccagaaacatttaaattccATTCTACAAAATCTGCTATTCGGAGAGAATTAATACGCTTAAATCGGGAGAaggagaaggaagaaaaaatcACGAGGAAGCGCGAAGAGATGGCGCGATTAATGGCTGAAAGCCCCGGAATGGAAATCGACGAAGAAGACTTTCTca cTATGGAAGAAGAGCCGTTACCGGAAGTATATATACCGAAAATACCGAGCAAAGTGTTAATGGCGCAATACATCGATCATAACATTATTTGGCTATCAATGTCGGGATTTGACGCAGGATACATGTACGAGTATTCAAGCCCGGAAGTTACTGCGACTGTTGAGAAGGAACCTGTTAAAAGTATCGCGATATACGACGCAGATGACACAGAAATACGAAGCTGTCTATTTTA CAATGGAAGGAAGTACGTGTTCTTTGGAATGCAATATGGTCAAATTCGAGTTTGCAAATGGAAAcctaaaaattatacagatcTCTCGGACTACTGGATACTTCCAATGCATGATAATTATAACGGATGCATCCCGAAGATGATTCTCAGTCATGATCGAAAGATGCTATTTACATGTGGATACGATGGGAACTTATTTTCTTATGAAATAACCGATGATACACCGTCAGAAGCAATCGAATTTGAAATAACCCAAGGAGTTGTATCTTTG CCGCTCACTAATGTTGAAGATATTAAAGAGATCGATTGTGCAAGTTTGGAAGAAATGATTCAACAAGTTGAACATGATAGGATTGCAGCTGCTGCAAAGCAGAATAAACATCAGATTTTggagatattatttaaattaagcaAAGAATACAGCACGATTGTGGAGAG gaATGACGCTCTGCCAAAATCTCATCAAATGACTCACGAAGAGTTTGAGTTGGATTCTAGAATCACGGCTGATTTGAATAAAGAGCTAGATGCAGAAATGGCTGCGGTGCGAGAGAAATTGGCATTTAAAGTGGAAAAGAATGAGCTTGGATTACAAAAGCTTTTAGAACACTTTATTAAACCTGTCATGTGTTTACCGTTTGTCGTCTGCAAAATGTC GAAAccagataatataatatattctctaCGCCAACGTATATTGAATACTGATGTTAAGTTATCGTCGATCGATACGACAAAACATTCACTCGATACACAAGTGAATGAAAATAG CATTTCGGACAGCCAAATGCAGCTTGATAAAGAGAAACAACCAGAACAGGAAGAAGAGATATCGGAAGTAGAAATAGACGTAGCGAAAGCAAAAGAACAACCAGATTTCTTGAAAGACGTAAGCATTAAAGACGCAGATAGTAGCCTCAGAATACAGTTGAATCAGATGTTACGTAAATACATGCTGAGGAAGACGAAGCTAGAAGAACGAGAAAAAGAA TggaagattatatataataaaaagccAGATATATCTAGCACTCATACACACGATATACACACTATAGAGGAAGCAACAAGAACTATTGGCGATTACAAACTGAAGACGTCTTTAACTGTTAATTTGCTATCGGATGAACGGGATACAATCTTTTCAAAGTATAAAGAATTACTACACTGTAGGAAAAAG CTTTATTATCTACAAGAGGCGTTTAACGAGAGATTGAAAGCTGTGAGAACGGAAAAAGAGCATTTGCACGCAGAAGTTTTACGTTTAATAAAATCTCTCAAACAAATTCACACCGAAATACCATTGAAAAGCATCAAATCTTTGCCAGCCATCCCTgcgttgaatattaatatagaatttcCCGAAAGAAAAGTGATG ATAGAGGAATATGCATTAAAGGCAGAGAGAGTTGAGGATGCGGAACGACAAAGATCACCGAGTCTTCTAGAgcaaatatctatttattccGATGAGGAATACGAAGTGTTACTCTtggatgaaaaaattttagaacatGTAAAAATCCCTAATAAACCAGCGGTTTCacaaagaaaaatcaaaatcaaaactgCTGTGCAAGATGACATAACGTTACTTCATTTAAATGACGATATCGACAGTCCGTGGGAACgagaaatgaaatattctcGTATGTTACGCAAAGAATATGAACAAGATTGTATATTACGATACATAAAAACCAATTGTAACAATTTAGACCAAAAATTAGACGCATTAGAACACGATAGATTGAATATCGTTGGTGAGAATGTTAACatcaatttattcttattaacaCTTCGTCAAGAATATGCTATTTTGAAAGAGTATGAAACAATGGAAAATGCATTGAACGATCaagttaattgtaatttagaAGAGATCGCAGCAGTAAGACAGAAA ATAAACACAATCACCGATAAAATTGATGTTAAAACcaaagaaattacaaaattgtataatcaGATCAAAGATATTTCCTCTGAATACATGAGtttgataaacaataataagTTTCGCAATTTtctgtgtaaaatatttaagaagaaGTACAAAGAGTTAAAAGAAGAAGATG AAACTACTACGACAACGACTGAAACGAGTTCAGATGAAACGGACAGTGTCAACAGCAAAGAATTAGacttcatttattttgacgAAAATGTATGTCCTCCGGGATGTGACAAAACATTATACGACTTGGCGTTTTCGACGAGAGAAAAACGATACGCCTGTGAACGTCAAATAAAAGATGCACACCAAACTGTAGAAATCCACCATAAAGAAATTCAAACTCAGACGAAGAAGCTAAAAGTTATAGAAAAtagtttgaagaaaaatgaggaaaatttaaaactctTTATA CTCAAGAAACAGACGAAATTAAACGATGTGGATGTTATGGTGCTAATGAATTTGCACCAGCTGCAACATCTCAAGGAATCCAAGACTTTGTCCAAGGTGTACAACTGCATTGTAttcgataaaaagaaattgtctAGATTGTATGCAAGGATACAAGAGCTGTATGAAGAGACCCTTGAATTGCAGGCTAAACACAA ATGTGCTCGAGCGCACCTCCAGAGAATACAGCTCGATTGTCATCATATGCGtgctaacaataaaaatttgaaaagtcaAATAAAGCAAGAGATAATGAATAAGTTTGGCCagaatatatctttaaataaattatatgaaatgaTACTCCGGCGACTGGCATACGATATTAAGGCCCGCTTGAATGAGACAGCAATATATTTTGCCAAGCAAATTAAAC ATATCAAGGAGAAATATGCAGAAGAATTggttatatttaacaaactgATTCGGGAAAATACACAAAAGTTAAGCTTTGCGACTGTTTTAGTGGAAGAGCAatcaaaacttaaaaaattattgaagcAACATGTCAcatcaaat GAGGAAATCTTGCAACTGGAAGAGACGTACAAAAgtgatataataaagatagagaAGATTCTTGAAAATCAAGCACGGCAGAAATATCTATTTCGGAATGATATTAAGAATCTTAGATTGAAAACAAAATCGCAgcataatcaatttaataaaataaggaGGAATGAAAaag ATATCGAGCTTCAAAGCGAAGAAAATTCTAATCGCGACTGGTAG